Sequence from the Ancalomicrobiaceae bacterium S20 genome:
AGTTCGCGCTCGGCGAGCTTCAGGAGATCGGTGCCCTCGATCACCTCGCGGGCATGGCCGCGCAACGCCGCGCGGCCGCGGGCGGTCTCGGCACGATCGGCGTAGAGGGTGGCGAGTTCGCCGACGAGCCCGCGCGCGGCCTTCTCGTCGTCGCCGAGAATGGCGGTCGCGACCTTGCGGCGCAGCCGGTCGATGCGGGCGAGCCGGGCGAAACCGGCGACCTCGCGGGCGATGATCGCGATCAGGGCCGCGAGCGCGACGCCCGCGAGCGCGAGGCCGAGCCAGCCGAGCCATTCGGCGCGCGCCCAGAGTTCGCGGATCAGGCCGTCGATCGACAGGCCGACCGCCAGCGATACGAGGCCGCCGAGCGCGCCGAAGAGGAGCTTGCGCCAGAGCCCGCCGCGCGCGCCCGCGACCGGGGCCGGCACGGCGCCGATCGGCTCGGTCGGCTCCTCGGGCTCGGTGACGATCACGGTCTGGTGCGGCCGTTTGAAGTGCCGCTGCTCGGCACCGGGCTCGACGACGACGTCCGGGCCGTCGACCCGGAAGGCGCGCGGGCGGCGGCGCTCGGGATGGGCGTCGTCGTTGGGCGTGCGATCCGACGGGCTCATGTCAGTCGGTCTCCGATCAGGAACTGCAACGCGCGGTCGAGCCGGATGTGCGGCAGCGACAGGGTCAGGCCCTCCGCCGTGCGTTCCAGCCGGGGCGGGCGGAAGCGCACGAATTCGAGGCCGAGGCCGGGGTCGGTTTGGGAACCGGAATGGGGCGCCTGTTGAAGTTCCGATTCCGATTCAAGTGCTTCGGAGATTGAGTCTGGCCGCTCGAAGACCGATTCCGGATCATCGGGCAAGTCCCCGGGAAATATGGCGATTTCCGCCTCGCCGTCGAAGGCCTCGC
This genomic interval carries:
- a CDS encoding TIGR01620 family protein → MSPSDRTPNDDAHPERRRPRAFRVDGPDVVVEPGAEQRHFKRPHQTVIVTEPEEPTEPIGAVPAPVAGARGGLWRKLLFGALGGLVSLAVGLSIDGLIRELWARAEWLGWLGLALAGVALAALIAIIAREVAGFARLARIDRLRRKVATAILGDDEKAARGLVGELATLYADRAETARGRAALRGHAREVIEGTDLLKLAERELLLPLDETARRLVLDAAKRVSVVTAISPRAAVDILYVLYENIRLLRRLADLYGGRPGTLGFLSLAGRVVTHLGVTGGMALGDTLVQQLVGQGLAAKLSARLGEGVVNGLLTARLGLAALDVVRPMPWTAVPPPKLRDMMGEITKMPSTD